Proteins encoded within one genomic window of Acidiferrobacter thiooxydans:
- a CDS encoding GFA family protein, translating to MPQVTLKGICLCGTVQYEVIGDPQRFYHCHCSRCRKSSGTEHASNIMMTSATLVFSHGESRLRQFKPPEAKRFSRQFCAECGSPVARFILGWNAVVIPAGSLDDSVPIKPQARIYWDSRTDWTCDGDTLPRFPEGPPNLLSTTAEGRKGE from the coding sequence ATGCCGCAAGTAACACTTAAAGGCATCTGCTTATGCGGTACCGTACAATACGAAGTGATCGGTGATCCGCAGCGTTTTTATCATTGTCACTGTTCACGATGTCGGAAGTCTTCCGGAACAGAACATGCGTCCAATATCATGATGACGAGCGCAACGCTCGTATTTAGTCATGGAGAATCACGGCTCAGGCAATTCAAACCGCCAGAGGCTAAGCGCTTTTCCAGACAATTCTGCGCCGAATGCGGTAGTCCGGTGGCGCGTTTCATACTCGGATGGAACGCGGTGGTTATCCCTGCCGGATCATTGGATGACTCTGTCCCCATCAAACCCCAGGCGCGCATCTACTGGGACTCGCGCACAGATTGGACGTGTGACGGTGATACGTTACCGAGATTCCCCGAGGGGCCTCCCAACCTGCTCTCAACGACCGCTGAGGGTCGCAAGGGCGAGTAG
- a CDS encoding multiprotein-bridging factor 1 family protein, protein MESPIPLPVERAIHKLGSDISLARRRRHISQASLAERMGASLSTVRRMEKGDVRVPIHFFARALHVFGEIQALAHLLDTARDEIGLTLMDERLPKRVRSKPGGTSGAL, encoded by the coding sequence ATGGAATCCCCGATTCCCCTGCCTGTCGAGCGCGCCATCCACAAGCTCGGCAGCGACATTTCGCTGGCGCGCCGGCGTCGCCATATCTCGCAGGCTTCGCTGGCCGAGCGCATGGGCGCGTCCTTGTCTACCGTGCGCCGCATGGAGAAAGGTGACGTGCGCGTGCCCATCCACTTCTTCGCCCGTGCGCTGCATGTCTTCGGCGAAATCCAGGCGCTGGCGCATCTGCTGGACACGGCTCGCGACGAGATCGGCCTGACGCTGATGGACGAACGCTTGCCCAAGCGCGTGCGCAGCAAGCCAGGCGGCACCTCGGGAGCGCTCTGA
- a CDS encoding PspA/IM30 family protein gives MSLFKRAAEVIEAKFSKIINAAEDPNDTLDLSYEKMLAGLQETRRHLADVVTEQKVLEQQMAAAQAEITRHDGDARLALQSNREDLARAALTQKQAATVKLASLTEAHDNIAAQVQKLIEYEHKFQERIDAFRTQKEVLKSQYGSAEAQVKVNESLSGLSEKLGGVGESVRRAKDKTEQMQARAQAVDTLAESGVLDDGDDRSPAERELEKLRSGGAVDSELERLKSEMKK, from the coding sequence ATGAGTCTCTTCAAGCGTGCGGCCGAGGTCATAGAGGCCAAGTTCAGCAAGATCATCAATGCCGCCGAGGACCCGAACGACACCCTCGACCTCTCCTACGAAAAGATGCTCGCCGGGCTCCAAGAGACCCGCCGCCATCTCGCCGATGTCGTCACCGAGCAAAAGGTCCTGGAGCAACAGATGGCGGCCGCACAGGCCGAGATCACGCGCCACGACGGCGATGCCCGCCTCGCCCTGCAATCCAACCGCGAGGACTTGGCGCGCGCCGCGCTCACCCAAAAGCAGGCGGCGACCGTAAAGCTCGCATCGCTCACCGAGGCCCATGACAACATCGCAGCGCAAGTCCAAAAGCTCATCGAATATGAGCACAAGTTCCAGGAGCGGATCGACGCCTTCCGCACCCAGAAAGAGGTCCTGAAGAGCCAGTACGGCAGCGCGGAGGCCCAGGTCAAGGTCAACGAATCGCTGTCGGGCCTGAGCGAGAAGCTGGGCGGCGTAGGCGAGAGCGTGCGCCGCGCCAAGGACAAGACCGAACAGATGCAGGCCCGCGCCCAGGCGGTCGACACGTTGGCCGAGAGCGGGGTCCTGGATGACGGCGACGACCGGTCGCCCGCCGAGCGCGAACTCGAGAAGCTGCGCTCGGGAGGCGCGGTGGACTCGGAACTCGAGCGCCTCAAAAGCGAGATGAAGAAATAG
- a CDS encoding type II toxin-antitoxin system PemK/MazF family toxin: MTVTAPDDYGKPRPAVIVQADALPAGQSSVVICQMTPGIAGAPDFRITLEPTEKTACRHARQS, from the coding sequence GTGACGGTAACAGCGCCGGACGACTACGGGAAGCCGCGCCCGGCAGTAATTGTTCAGGCTGACGCGCTGCCCGCGGGGCAGTCTTCCGTGGTCATCTGCCAAATGACCCCCGGGATCGCAGGGGCCCCGGATTTTCGCATCACCCTCGAACCTACCGAAAAAACGGCTTGCAGACACGCTCGCCAATCATGA
- a CDS encoding type II toxin-antitoxin system HipA family toxin, which translates to MAAAPPIRRQVSLCIGKAGLPVGALIYVRQGRRENCVFAYDAAWLANPVCFNVSADLQLLPGHQPHKAASPHDSVFHGAIADTAPDAWGRRLIARDHARRRRADPQLPALTELDYLLAVDDFSRVGALRLRDTEGAWHRTVAKGRRSAPPLIELEYIYQASCAVERGQETAEDLRYLQGKGTSLGGTRPKCTMVDEDGWLAIGKFPSVGDTRSVTRGEVLALKLAAQAGIDAAPARIVLLGDGGNEVPVAVIRRFDRDHDGGRIPYQSAASLLQASREEDRSYTEIADAIRSHSHAPTEDVRQLWRRLVLNLLITNVDDHLQNHGFLHVEHGLWRLAPAFDINPFPDKDRESKTWLSEHDGPISDIQMLLARASYFALDEAQALAVLGEVHAAVLGWRQVALSPEVGLRAAELKDFAPAFEHEQMDAAAALLRR; encoded by the coding sequence ATGGCTGCCGCCCCCCCGATCCGCCGGCAGGTCTCGTTGTGCATCGGCAAGGCGGGCCTGCCGGTCGGCGCGCTCATCTATGTCCGCCAGGGACGGCGCGAGAACTGCGTCTTTGCCTATGACGCGGCTTGGCTGGCCAATCCGGTGTGCTTCAACGTGTCGGCCGACCTGCAGCTCCTACCGGGCCATCAGCCGCACAAGGCTGCATCACCCCATGATTCCGTGTTTCATGGCGCGATCGCGGATACCGCGCCGGATGCCTGGGGCCGGCGCCTCATCGCCCGCGACCATGCCAGGCGCCGCAGGGCCGACCCGCAACTACCGGCCCTCACCGAGCTGGATTACCTGCTGGCGGTCGACGACTTTAGCCGCGTTGGCGCATTGCGCCTGCGTGACACAGAGGGGGCTTGGCACAGGACGGTCGCGAAAGGCCGGCGTAGCGCGCCGCCCTTGATCGAGCTGGAATATATCTACCAAGCCAGTTGTGCCGTCGAGCGCGGGCAGGAAACCGCCGAGGACTTGCGCTACCTGCAAGGCAAGGGCACTTCGCTCGGCGGCACGCGCCCCAAGTGCACGATGGTGGACGAGGACGGCTGGCTCGCCATCGGCAAGTTTCCGAGCGTGGGCGACACCCGCAGCGTCACGCGCGGCGAGGTGCTGGCCCTGAAGCTGGCGGCGCAGGCGGGGATCGATGCCGCGCCCGCGCGCATCGTCTTGCTGGGTGACGGGGGAAACGAGGTGCCGGTCGCGGTCATCCGCCGGTTCGACCGCGACCACGATGGCGGCCGCATCCCTTACCAGTCGGCTGCATCGTTGCTGCAGGCCTCGCGCGAAGAGGATCGTAGCTACACAGAGATTGCCGACGCCATCCGCTCCCACAGCCACGCACCCACCGAGGATGTGCGCCAACTTTGGCGCCGCCTGGTGCTCAATCTGCTGATCACCAACGTGGACGACCACCTCCAGAACCACGGATTTCTGCACGTGGAACACGGCCTATGGCGCCTTGCCCCTGCCTTCGACATCAACCCTTTCCCGGACAAAGACAGGGAGTCCAAGACGTGGCTGAGCGAGCACGACGGGCCGATCAGTGACATTCAGATGCTGCTGGCCCGCGCATCGTATTTCGCGCTGGACGAGGCACAGGCCCTGGCCGTGCTTGGGGAGGTGCATGCCGCGGTATTGGGTTGGCGCCAAGTGGCACTCAGCCCGGAGGTCGGGTTGCGCGCGGCCGAGCTCAAGGACTTCGCGCCCGCCTTCGAGCACGAACAGATGGATGCCGCCGCCGCGCTGCTCAGGCGGTGA